One region of Verrucomicrobiota bacterium genomic DNA includes:
- a CDS encoding histidine phosphatase family protein — MNPKKLTLSLLASALTLSVLSADDTSLDEGLSKSELLEQLEEGGLILYIRHATTEKDYADQVSADVNDGSTQRVLSEAGWHEAVHIGNAVRFYNIPVGIVLSSEYFRAWQTAWLAFGEYEKNPDFNFLPFEDYTPEQFAEMKKRVAPYLSAIPADGTNTVIVAHDDPFEAATGIYPEPQGVTFVLKPLGDGYQVLGSIAPDAW; from the coding sequence ATGAATCCAAAAAAACTCACTCTCTCACTACTCGCCAGTGCTCTGACGCTTTCTGTTTTATCGGCAGATGACACAAGCCTCGACGAAGGTTTGAGCAAATCTGAATTGTTGGAGCAATTGGAAGAAGGAGGTCTCATTCTCTACATCCGGCATGCAACGACGGAAAAAGACTATGCCGATCAAGTTTCCGCAGACGTAAACGATGGTTCGACGCAAAGAGTCCTCAGTGAAGCGGGTTGGCACGAAGCTGTGCACATCGGAAATGCCGTTCGGTTTTACAACATTCCGGTCGGGATTGTCCTGAGCAGTGAGTATTTTAGAGCATGGCAAACCGCATGGCTCGCCTTCGGCGAATACGAGAAGAATCCCGACTTCAACTTCTTGCCGTTCGAGGACTACACTCCTGAGCAGTTTGCCGAGATGAAGAAAAGAGTTGCTCCCTACTTGTCTGCTATACCTGCCGACGGGACCAACACCGTAATCGTTGCCCATGACGATCCATTTGAAGCCGCAACCGGTATCTATCCCGAACCGCAAGGAGTGACGTTTGTCTTGAAACCTCTTGGCGATGGCTACCAAGTGCTGGGGTCAATCGCTCCCGACGCCTGGTAG